Proteins encoded by one window of Homo sapiens chromosome 10, GRCh38.p14 Primary Assembly:
- the EGR2 gene encoding E3 SUMO-protein ligase EGR2 isoform c (isoform c is encoded by transcript variant 6), with amino-acid sequence MRVGLPSEASSCPWSARGPRDPPERRRSGLAHVLSDNIYPVEDLAATSVTIFPNAELGGPFDQMNGVAGDGMINIDMTGEKRSLDLPYPSSFAPVSAPRNQTFTYMGKFSIDPQYPGASCYPEGIINIVSAGILQGVTSPASTTASSSVTSASPNPLATGPLGVCTMSQTQPDLDHLYSPPPPPPPYSGCAGDLYQDPSAFLSAATTSTSSSLAYPPPPSYPSPKPATDPGLFPMIPDYPGFFPSQCQRDLHGTAGPDRKPFPCPLDTLRVPPPLTPLSTIRNFTLGGPSAGVTGPGASGGSEGPRLPGSSSAAAAAAAAAAYNPHHLPLRPILRPRKYPNRPSKTPVHERPYPCPAEGCDRRFSRSDELTRHIRIHTGHKPFQCRICMRNFSRSDHLTTHIRTHTGEKPFACDYCGRKFARSDERKRHTKIHLRQKERKSSAPSASVPAPSTASCSGGVQPGGTLCSSNSSSLGGGPLAPCSSRTRTP; translated from the exons ATGCGAGTCGGACTCCCTTCCGAGGCGTCGTCTTGCCCATGGTCAGCGCGGGGGCCGCGGGACCCGCCAGAGCGCAGGCGGAGTGGGCTGGCGCACGTG CTGTCTGACAACATCTACCCGGTGGAGGACCTCGCCGCCACGTCGGTGACCATCTTTCCCAATGCCGAACTGGGAGGCCCCTTTGACCAGATGAACGGAGTGGCCGGAG ATGGCATGATCAACATTGACATGACTGGAGAGAAGAGGTCGTTGGATCTCCCATATCCCAGCAGCTTTGCTCCCGTCTCTGCACCTAGAAACCAGACCTTCACTTACATGGGCAAGTTCTCCATTGACCCTCAGTACCCTGGTGCCAGCTGCTACCCAGAAGGCATAATCAATATTGTGAGTGCAGGCATCTTGCAAGGGGTCACTTCCCCAGCTTCAACCACAGCCTCATCCAGcgtcacctctgcctcccccaaCCCACTGGCCACAGGACCCCTGGGTGTGTGCACCATGTCCCAGACCCAGCCTGACCTGGACCACCTGTACTCTCCGCCACCGCCTCCTCCTCCTTATTCTGGCTGTGCAGGAGACCTCTACCAGGACCCTTCTGCGTTCCTGTCAgcagccaccacctccacctcttcctctctGGCCTACCCACCACCTCCTTCCTATCCATCCCCCAAGCCAGCCACGGACCCAGGTCTCTTCCCAATGATCCCAGACTATCCTGGATTCTTTCCATCTCAGTGCCAGAGAGACCTACATGGTACAGCTGGCCCAGACCGTAAGCCCTTTCCCTGCCCACTGGACACCCTGCGGGTGCCCCCTCCACTCACTCCACTCTCTACAATCCGTAACTTTACCCTGGGGGGCCCCAGTGCTGGGGTGACCGGACCAGGGGCCAGTGGAGGCAGCGAGGGACCCCGGCTGCCTGGTAGcagctcagcagcagcagcagccgccgccgccgccgcctatAACCCACACCACCTGCCACTGCGGCCCATTCTGAGGCCTCGCAAGTACCCCAACAGACCCAGCAAGACGCCGGTGCACGAGAGGCCCTACCCGTGCCCAGCAGAAGGCTGCGACCGGCGGTTCTCCCGCTCTGACGAGCTGACACGGCACATCCGAATCCACACTGGGCATAAGCCCTTCCAGTGTCGGATCTGCATGCGCAACTTCAGCCGCAGTGACCACCTCACCACCCATATCCGCACCCACACCGGTGAGAAGCCCTTCGCCTGTGACTACTGTGGCCGAAAGTTTGCCCGGAGTGATGAGAGGAAGCGCCACACCAAGATCCACCTGAGACAGAAAGAGCGGAAAAGCAGTGCCCCCTCTGCATCGGTGCCAGCCCCCTCTACAGCCTCCTGCTCTGGGGGCGTGCAGCCTGGGGGTACCCTGTGCAGCAGTAACAGCAGCAGTCTTGGCGGAGGGCCGCTCGCCCCTTGCTCCTCTCGGACCCGGACACCTTGA
- the EGR2 gene encoding E3 SUMO-protein ligase EGR2 isoform b (isoform b is encoded by transcript variant 4), whose protein sequence is MNGVAGDGMINIDMTGEKRSLDLPYPSSFAPVSAPRNQTFTYMGKFSIDPQYPGASCYPEGIINIVSAGILQGVTSPASTTASSSVTSASPNPLATGPLGVCTMSQTQPDLDHLYSPPPPPPPYSGCAGDLYQDPSAFLSAATTSTSSSLAYPPPPSYPSPKPATDPGLFPMIPDYPGFFPSQCQRDLHGTAGPDRKPFPCPLDTLRVPPPLTPLSTIRNFTLGGPSAGVTGPGASGGSEGPRLPGSSSAAAAAAAAAAYNPHHLPLRPILRPRKYPNRPSKTPVHERPYPCPAEGCDRRFSRSDELTRHIRIHTGHKPFQCRICMRNFSRSDHLTTHIRTHTGEKPFACDYCGRKFARSDERKRHTKIHLRQKERKSSAPSASVPAPSTASCSGGVQPGGTLCSSNSSSLGGGPLAPCSSRTRTP, encoded by the exons ATGAACGGAGTGGCCGGAG ATGGCATGATCAACATTGACATGACTGGAGAGAAGAGGTCGTTGGATCTCCCATATCCCAGCAGCTTTGCTCCCGTCTCTGCACCTAGAAACCAGACCTTCACTTACATGGGCAAGTTCTCCATTGACCCTCAGTACCCTGGTGCCAGCTGCTACCCAGAAGGCATAATCAATATTGTGAGTGCAGGCATCTTGCAAGGGGTCACTTCCCCAGCTTCAACCACAGCCTCATCCAGcgtcacctctgcctcccccaaCCCACTGGCCACAGGACCCCTGGGTGTGTGCACCATGTCCCAGACCCAGCCTGACCTGGACCACCTGTACTCTCCGCCACCGCCTCCTCCTCCTTATTCTGGCTGTGCAGGAGACCTCTACCAGGACCCTTCTGCGTTCCTGTCAgcagccaccacctccacctcttcctctctGGCCTACCCACCACCTCCTTCCTATCCATCCCCCAAGCCAGCCACGGACCCAGGTCTCTTCCCAATGATCCCAGACTATCCTGGATTCTTTCCATCTCAGTGCCAGAGAGACCTACATGGTACAGCTGGCCCAGACCGTAAGCCCTTTCCCTGCCCACTGGACACCCTGCGGGTGCCCCCTCCACTCACTCCACTCTCTACAATCCGTAACTTTACCCTGGGGGGCCCCAGTGCTGGGGTGACCGGACCAGGGGCCAGTGGAGGCAGCGAGGGACCCCGGCTGCCTGGTAGcagctcagcagcagcagcagccgccgccgccgccgcctatAACCCACACCACCTGCCACTGCGGCCCATTCTGAGGCCTCGCAAGTACCCCAACAGACCCAGCAAGACGCCGGTGCACGAGAGGCCCTACCCGTGCCCAGCAGAAGGCTGCGACCGGCGGTTCTCCCGCTCTGACGAGCTGACACGGCACATCCGAATCCACACTGGGCATAAGCCCTTCCAGTGTCGGATCTGCATGCGCAACTTCAGCCGCAGTGACCACCTCACCACCCATATCCGCACCCACACCGGTGAGAAGCCCTTCGCCTGTGACTACTGTGGCCGAAAGTTTGCCCGGAGTGATGAGAGGAAGCGCCACACCAAGATCCACCTGAGACAGAAAGAGCGGAAAAGCAGTGCCCCCTCTGCATCGGTGCCAGCCCCCTCTACAGCCTCCTGCTCTGGGGGCGTGCAGCCTGGGGGTACCCTGTGCAGCAGTAACAGCAGCAGTCTTGGCGGAGGGCCGCTCGCCCCTTGCTCCTCTCGGACCCGGACACCTTGA
- the EGR2 gene encoding E3 SUMO-protein ligase EGR2 isoform a (isoform a is encoded by transcript variant 2), giving the protein MMTAKAVDKIPVTLSGFVHQLSDNIYPVEDLAATSVTIFPNAELGGPFDQMNGVAGDGMINIDMTGEKRSLDLPYPSSFAPVSAPRNQTFTYMGKFSIDPQYPGASCYPEGIINIVSAGILQGVTSPASTTASSSVTSASPNPLATGPLGVCTMSQTQPDLDHLYSPPPPPPPYSGCAGDLYQDPSAFLSAATTSTSSSLAYPPPPSYPSPKPATDPGLFPMIPDYPGFFPSQCQRDLHGTAGPDRKPFPCPLDTLRVPPPLTPLSTIRNFTLGGPSAGVTGPGASGGSEGPRLPGSSSAAAAAAAAAAYNPHHLPLRPILRPRKYPNRPSKTPVHERPYPCPAEGCDRRFSRSDELTRHIRIHTGHKPFQCRICMRNFSRSDHLTTHIRTHTGEKPFACDYCGRKFARSDERKRHTKIHLRQKERKSSAPSASVPAPSTASCSGGVQPGGTLCSSNSSSLGGGPLAPCSSRTRTP; this is encoded by the exons ATGATGACCGCCAAGGCCGTAGACAAAATCCCAGTAACTCTCAGTGGTTTTGTGCACCAGCTGTCTGACAACATCTACCCGGTGGAGGACCTCGCCGCCACGTCGGTGACCATCTTTCCCAATGCCGAACTGGGAGGCCCCTTTGACCAGATGAACGGAGTGGCCGGAG ATGGCATGATCAACATTGACATGACTGGAGAGAAGAGGTCGTTGGATCTCCCATATCCCAGCAGCTTTGCTCCCGTCTCTGCACCTAGAAACCAGACCTTCACTTACATGGGCAAGTTCTCCATTGACCCTCAGTACCCTGGTGCCAGCTGCTACCCAGAAGGCATAATCAATATTGTGAGTGCAGGCATCTTGCAAGGGGTCACTTCCCCAGCTTCAACCACAGCCTCATCCAGcgtcacctctgcctcccccaaCCCACTGGCCACAGGACCCCTGGGTGTGTGCACCATGTCCCAGACCCAGCCTGACCTGGACCACCTGTACTCTCCGCCACCGCCTCCTCCTCCTTATTCTGGCTGTGCAGGAGACCTCTACCAGGACCCTTCTGCGTTCCTGTCAgcagccaccacctccacctcttcctctctGGCCTACCCACCACCTCCTTCCTATCCATCCCCCAAGCCAGCCACGGACCCAGGTCTCTTCCCAATGATCCCAGACTATCCTGGATTCTTTCCATCTCAGTGCCAGAGAGACCTACATGGTACAGCTGGCCCAGACCGTAAGCCCTTTCCCTGCCCACTGGACACCCTGCGGGTGCCCCCTCCACTCACTCCACTCTCTACAATCCGTAACTTTACCCTGGGGGGCCCCAGTGCTGGGGTGACCGGACCAGGGGCCAGTGGAGGCAGCGAGGGACCCCGGCTGCCTGGTAGcagctcagcagcagcagcagccgccgccgccgccgcctatAACCCACACCACCTGCCACTGCGGCCCATTCTGAGGCCTCGCAAGTACCCCAACAGACCCAGCAAGACGCCGGTGCACGAGAGGCCCTACCCGTGCCCAGCAGAAGGCTGCGACCGGCGGTTCTCCCGCTCTGACGAGCTGACACGGCACATCCGAATCCACACTGGGCATAAGCCCTTCCAGTGTCGGATCTGCATGCGCAACTTCAGCCGCAGTGACCACCTCACCACCCATATCCGCACCCACACCGGTGAGAAGCCCTTCGCCTGTGACTACTGTGGCCGAAAGTTTGCCCGGAGTGATGAGAGGAAGCGCCACACCAAGATCCACCTGAGACAGAAAGAGCGGAAAAGCAGTGCCCCCTCTGCATCGGTGCCAGCCCCCTCTACAGCCTCCTGCTCTGGGGGCGTGCAGCCTGGGGGTACCCTGTGCAGCAGTAACAGCAGCAGTCTTGGCGGAGGGCCGCTCGCCCCTTGCTCCTCTCGGACCCGGACACCTTGA